TTCTGACTGTTGAGAATTTGCCGGAATTGACGAACGGGTCGCCCATCCGCGCTCCACGCGGACGGCCCAGGAACGACAAGGGCCGGGCGGCTTCGTGAGAAGCCACCCGGCCCGCTGCTTCAGTACCGCGCTGTCTGGTTACAGCCGGGTGTCGGCCTCACCGCCAGCGGCTACAGGCACGTGGTGGGCACGGAGAAGCCGTTGGTCGGCGTGGTGCTGGCCGAGCCGCCGGAGACGGCGTTCGTGCCCAGGCCGAAGGCGGCGAACGCGGTCCAGAGGCGGCAGACGTCCGCGCCACCGTTCAGGGTCGTGGCCGCCTGGATGATGCCGTCACGAATCTGGGTGAAGGTGGGGCTGCACGGCGAGTTCTTCAGGCCCTGGATGAAGTACTGCATGAAGCGCTGGTTACCCGCGCCGCCCGTCGCGCTGTAGAGGTTGCTGCTGAAGCCCCACTGGGTCACCAGCGCCCAGTAGGCCTCCCACATGCCCTGGGCGAACACCGAGCCCACGCCGTGCGGCACGGCCATGCCGTTGATGCTGGCATAGGTCCACGTGTTGACGCTCGCGCTCGTGCTGTAGCGCTGGGTGCGGATGCCCACGCCGGTGGTGGCCTGGTTCAGCGCGTACGTGCCCACGCCGCGGCCCAGCGCGGCCGTGTCCGCCGCCCTCGCCGTGAACCAGAGCGACAGGAAGTCGCTGATGCCCTCGCCCGGCTGCTGCCGGTTGCCCAGGCAGGACACGTTGCTGGGGCCGCCCACCAGGCGGTTGGAGATGCCATGCCCGTACTCGTGGACGACGATGCCCGTGTCCAGGTCTCCGTCCTTGTCCGGGGTGGGCGCCGTCCAGACGTACATCTGCATGCGCGGGCGCTGACCATCCGGCGGGGTGGAGAAGTTGGCGTTGTTGGTGCCGCCGCCGTCCTGCGCCTCGGCGCGCACGTCGTCGTTGCCCAGGCCGCCGCGGCCGTAGTTGTTCACCTGGAAGTTGCCGGCCAGCTCGTTGAACCCGTACTGGTACGTGACGTCGTGGATGATGTTGTTCCAGTAGAACAGGTTGGTGACGGCCGCCGGGATGTACGTGGACGGCGCGCCCGTGAGGGCGAGGGTGAAGCTGCAGTTGAGCGCGGCGCCGCAGCTCGTCTCGGAAGCGGGCGGCGCGCCGTTGGCGTCCCGGTCCTCGTACGCATGCACGTTGTTGCCGCGGGGAATCGTGAACTCGGCCCCGGCCACGCCGTTGGTGTCATGCCAGCCGTAGGGCGAGGCCAGCGCGTTGGCGGGGTTGGTCACCGTCACGCGGCCGTCCGAGGGCGGCAGCGGCGAGGTGTGGTTGGGGCTCTCCACCGGCACCGGGTAGACCTTGTAGGAATCCGCGGCCACCCAGTCGAAGCGCGTCCAGACCTCGCCCGTCTGCGCATCCACCGTCACGTCGAAGTCGTGCTGCTGGTCCGGGGTGTGGACCTGGAAGCGCCACACCAGGCGCGCCTCGCCCAGACGCACCGGCAGCACCGCCAGCTCCGCGTCGATGGGCTCCGTCGACAGACCTTCCGCCTCCACGCGCGTGCGCTGCTTCACGCCCGCCTCCGGCTTCAGCGCGCGGGGCGCCTCACCAGACTCCGCGCCCAGGTGCTTCGCCAGGCTCGCCACCGCCTCGGCGGCTCCCACGCGAGGCTCCACGCTGGCGATGGCCGACTCCAGCGAGGGCAGGAAGTCGCTGTGTACGGACAGCACGCGCCCATCCCGGTCCACGTTGATCTGCAGCTGCGCGTTGTAGACGGGAAGTCCCTTGAACGTCTGGCGCAGGTACAGGTTCGTCACGCCGCTGTTCTTCGAATAGACGCGGTCGGAGACCTCCAGGTTGGCCAGGTCGCCCAGCTGCAGCCCGAGCGCCTCGTGGTGCTTCTGGACGAAGTCCAGGCCGACGGCCAGCGCGTCGCCGCTGCGCGGCTCGGAGAGGGCGCCCACGGGGTTGGTGAGCGAGCGCACCAGCCCGCGCGACTCATCGACCTCCACCAGCAGCTCCGGCACGCTCTGCCGCAGCGCCCTCTGCCCTGCCTGCTGCGTCACGGAGAAGCTGAAGCGCGCCTGCGCGTTGTACGTGTCGCGGGCGTCGAAGTTGCGGGCACTGTCGGAATCCGACGCGGCGCCCAGCGCCGTGGAACCCGTGAGGGCCCCCATGACGAACACCGCATGAAAGAGGCGCCTTCGGTAAGGACCTGAGGACATGTCGTGCTCCTACGCGTTGCGGGGTGAGCCGCCCGGGATGGGGCCGGCTGCTGACGACAAAGGAAAGCATACTTTCCGTGAAAAACCTATACCGCCAGTCTGTCATAAATTTACGGTTTAGCGGGAATCCCTTGTCACGAGACTGCAAACCCTGGGGGGTCCAAACAATCCCAGCTGCGGGAATCGGCAATCCCAGACACGGACATCGCAGCCGTCGTGACACGGGGCGACGACGCGAAGCGCCAGGGCGTGCGGCTTGCAGCCCTCCCCGCCATGACTTCCACCCCCACCTTCAGCGCGGAAGCCCGGCCGGTCGACACGGGCGAGCGCGTCATCCTGCTCGACACACTGCGCGGCTTCGCGCTGTGCGGCGTCTTCATGGCCAACGTCTACCTGTGGTTCAGCGGGCGGATGTTCCTGTCACGCGCGCAGTACGAGTCGACCTACGGGGACCCGACCAGGCTGGACAGCATCGTCAACCACGCCTTCGGCCCGCTGATCAGCGGCAGGTT
The genomic region above belongs to Pyxidicoccus trucidator and contains:
- a CDS encoding M36 family metallopeptidase, which produces MSSGPYRRRLFHAVFVMGALTGSTALGAASDSDSARNFDARDTYNAQARFSFSVTQQAGQRALRQSVPELLVEVDESRGLVRSLTNPVGALSEPRSGDALAVGLDFVQKHHEALGLQLGDLANLEVSDRVYSKNSGVTNLYLRQTFKGLPVYNAQLQINVDRDGRVLSVHSDFLPSLESAIASVEPRVGAAEAVASLAKHLGAESGEAPRALKPEAGVKQRTRVEAEGLSTEPIDAELAVLPVRLGEARLVWRFQVHTPDQQHDFDVTVDAQTGEVWTRFDWVAADSYKVYPVPVESPNHTSPLPPSDGRVTVTNPANALASPYGWHDTNGVAGAEFTIPRGNNVHAYEDRDANGAPPASETSCGAALNCSFTLALTGAPSTYIPAAVTNLFYWNNIIHDVTYQYGFNELAGNFQVNNYGRGGLGNDDVRAEAQDGGGTNNANFSTPPDGQRPRMQMYVWTAPTPDKDGDLDTGIVVHEYGHGISNRLVGGPSNVSCLGNRQQPGEGISDFLSLWFTARAADTAALGRGVGTYALNQATTGVGIRTQRYSTSASVNTWTYASINGMAVPHGVGSVFAQGMWEAYWALVTQWGFSSNLYSATGGAGNQRFMQYFIQGLKNSPCSPTFTQIRDGIIQAATTLNGGADVCRLWTAFAAFGLGTNAVSGGSASTTPTNGFSVPTTCL